From the genome of Pseudomonas sp. gcc21, one region includes:
- a CDS encoding carboxyl transferase domain-containing protein, producing the protein MKPFKSMLIANRGEIAVRLARAAAELEIRSVAVFSEDDSLSLHVRKADIAVPLRGRGVTAYLDSAQLIAIALEQGCDAVHPGYGFLSENADFARQCTAAGLTFIGPDAKVLDVFGDKASARRLAAEHDIPLAQGTNKPTSLDEARAFMASLGAGIPVMLKALAGGGGRGMRAVRNAPGLEAAFARCSSEAEAAFGNPDLYIERLILRARHIEVQIVGDGSAVAHLWERDCTLQRRNQKLLEIAPAPNLDPELRQRLLDAALKLTAAVGYRGLCTVEFLLDQDTGDFIFMEANPRIQVEHTVTEAVTGIDLAQLQIQLAAGASLSELDIQQPQIPAPRGYAIQLRINLESMQSDGSARPAGGTLTAYDPPSGPGVRVDGCGYTGYTSHPGFDSLLAKLIVHAPADFPAVLRRAYRTLCEFRLEGAPSNQPFLQNLLRHPGLVDYQVSTGFIEAHASELLQPTREAHPQFYFEQHAAEQNAPASRTTAVPHGCVSLDAPVQGVLVSLDVNTGDAVTAGQQVAIIEAMKMEFEVKATQSGIVRGRAAAPGDNLFESSPLLFIEPADIQNNALQSEEQLDLAHIRADLDEVLQRRGQLTDEQRPDAVAKRRKTGQRTARENLAELLDEGSFMEYGGFALAAQRTRRSHEELLKMSPADGLIAGIGTVNAELFGNETARCMAMSYDYTVFAGTQGVMNHKKTDRMLELAEQWRLPLVFFTEGGGGRPGDIDKVGVAGLDCTTFMRMARLSGQVPLVGVVSGRCFAGNAALLGCCDVIIATENASIGMAGPAMIEGGGLGRFTPEQVGPTGIQAPNGVIDVLVKDEAEATRVAKQYLSYFQGDLPSGDCTDQRRLRHLIPENRLRAYDIREVIETLADDGSVLELRRQFAPGLITALLRIDGKAFGLMANNPMHLGGAIDAVAGDKAARFMQLCQAHGLPLVSLCDTPGFMVGPESEQQATVRHVSRMFVTAASLTVPFFTIVLRKGYGLGAQAMAAGSFHAPMFTIGWPSSEFGAMGLEGAVRLGYAKELAAVDDEQDRQALFDKLVSELYTRGKGISMASFLEIDAVIDPLETRDWLLRGLSSAPPESRQRGTRPFVDTW; encoded by the coding sequence ATGAAGCCTTTCAAGAGCATGCTGATCGCCAACCGTGGCGAAATTGCGGTGCGTTTGGCCCGCGCCGCCGCCGAACTCGAAATCCGCAGCGTTGCGGTATTTTCTGAAGACGATTCCCTGTCGCTTCACGTACGCAAGGCAGATATTGCCGTCCCCTTGCGCGGACGCGGCGTTACCGCCTACCTGGACAGCGCTCAGCTGATTGCCATCGCCCTGGAACAGGGCTGCGACGCGGTTCACCCGGGTTACGGTTTCCTCAGCGAGAACGCCGACTTCGCCAGGCAATGCACTGCCGCCGGGTTAACCTTTATCGGCCCCGATGCCAAGGTACTCGACGTGTTTGGCGACAAGGCCAGCGCCCGCCGACTCGCCGCCGAACACGATATCCCTCTGGCTCAAGGCACCAACAAACCGACCAGTCTGGACGAAGCCCGCGCCTTCATGGCATCGCTGGGTGCTGGCATACCCGTCATGCTGAAAGCGCTGGCTGGCGGGGGCGGCCGTGGCATGCGCGCTGTCCGGAATGCGCCCGGACTGGAAGCAGCCTTCGCCCGCTGCAGCTCTGAAGCCGAGGCAGCTTTTGGCAATCCCGACCTGTATATCGAGAGACTGATCCTCCGGGCCCGCCACATTGAAGTCCAGATTGTCGGCGACGGCTCGGCAGTGGCGCATCTCTGGGAACGCGATTGCACCTTGCAGCGGCGCAACCAGAAACTCCTCGAAATCGCTCCCGCGCCCAATCTTGATCCTGAGCTGCGCCAGCGCCTGCTCGATGCTGCGCTGAAGCTCACCGCGGCAGTCGGCTACCGCGGCCTGTGCACAGTGGAGTTTCTGCTCGATCAGGACACCGGCGATTTCATCTTCATGGAAGCCAACCCGCGGATTCAGGTCGAGCACACCGTTACGGAAGCGGTGACGGGCATTGATCTGGCCCAGCTGCAAATTCAGCTCGCTGCGGGGGCGAGTTTGTCGGAACTGGACATACAACAGCCTCAAATACCTGCGCCGCGAGGCTATGCCATACAGCTGCGCATCAATCTGGAAAGCATGCAGAGCGATGGCAGCGCGCGTCCCGCCGGCGGTACGTTAACCGCTTATGACCCACCCAGCGGGCCCGGTGTGCGTGTCGATGGGTGCGGTTATACCGGCTATACGAGCCATCCCGGTTTTGATTCGCTGTTGGCAAAACTGATCGTGCATGCGCCGGCTGATTTCCCGGCCGTGCTGCGCAGGGCCTATCGCACCCTGTGCGAGTTCCGACTGGAAGGCGCACCCAGCAACCAACCGTTTCTGCAAAACCTGCTACGGCATCCCGGGTTGGTGGATTATCAGGTCAGCACCGGTTTTATCGAAGCCCATGCATCTGAATTGCTGCAACCCACCCGCGAAGCGCATCCACAGTTCTACTTCGAACAGCACGCTGCCGAGCAAAACGCTCCGGCCAGCCGCACCACCGCCGTGCCGCACGGATGCGTTTCATTGGATGCTCCGGTACAGGGCGTTCTCGTCAGCCTTGACGTCAACACCGGCGACGCTGTGACCGCCGGACAGCAGGTCGCGATTATCGAAGCCATGAAGATGGAGTTCGAGGTCAAGGCGACTCAGAGCGGCATAGTCCGTGGACGGGCGGCAGCCCCCGGCGACAATTTGTTTGAATCCAGTCCGCTGCTGTTCATTGAGCCAGCGGACATCCAGAACAACGCCCTCCAGAGCGAAGAACAACTGGATCTGGCGCACATACGGGCTGATCTCGACGAGGTGCTGCAGCGCCGCGGGCAGCTCACCGATGAACAGCGACCCGACGCCGTAGCCAAACGCCGCAAGACTGGCCAGCGTACTGCCCGCGAGAATCTTGCTGAGTTGCTCGACGAAGGCAGCTTCATGGAATACGGCGGCTTCGCTCTCGCTGCGCAACGCACGCGACGCAGTCATGAAGAACTGTTGAAGATGAGCCCTGCTGACGGCCTGATCGCCGGCATCGGTACGGTAAACGCGGAGCTGTTTGGTAACGAGACAGCGCGCTGCATGGCCATGAGTTACGACTACACGGTCTTTGCCGGCACCCAGGGCGTAATGAATCACAAGAAGACTGACCGCATGCTCGAACTGGCTGAGCAGTGGCGCCTTCCACTGGTATTTTTCACCGAGGGCGGCGGCGGACGGCCGGGTGATATCGACAAGGTGGGTGTGGCCGGGCTGGATTGTACAACCTTCATGCGTATGGCGCGGCTGAGCGGGCAGGTTCCTTTGGTGGGCGTAGTCTCCGGACGCTGTTTCGCCGGCAATGCGGCACTGCTCGGGTGTTGCGATGTGATCATTGCGACCGAGAATGCCAGCATCGGGATGGCCGGTCCGGCGATGATCGAAGGCGGCGGGCTCGGGCGTTTCACGCCGGAGCAAGTCGGGCCAACCGGTATTCAGGCACCCAACGGGGTGATTGATGTGCTGGTCAAGGATGAGGCGGAAGCGACTCGGGTCGCCAAACAGTATCTGTCCTATTTCCAGGGTGATCTGCCAAGTGGAGACTGCACTGATCAACGCCGGTTGCGGCACCTGATTCCGGAGAACCGTCTTCGCGCCTACGATATCCGTGAGGTAATCGAGACGCTGGCCGATGACGGATCGGTGCTGGAGCTGCGCCGCCAGTTTGCGCCGGGCCTGATCACGGCACTGCTTCGTATCGACGGCAAGGCCTTTGGCTTGATGGCGAACAACCCTATGCATCTTGGCGGAGCGATTGACGCGGTTGCAGGTGACAAGGCCGCGCGCTTCATGCAGCTGTGTCAGGCGCACGGACTGCCGCTGGTATCCCTGTGCGATACGCCCGGTTTCATGGTCGGGCCGGAGTCTGAGCAACAGGCCACGGTGCGGCATGTTTCGCGCATGTTTGTGACGGCTGCGAGCCTGACGGTGCCCTTCTTTACCATCGTGCTGCGCAAGGGTTACGGGCTCGGTGCGCAGGCAATGGCGGCCGGCAGCTTTCATGCACCGATGTTTACCATTGGTTGGCCGAGCAGCGAGTTCGGTGCGATGGGTCTGGAAGGTGCCGTGCGGCTCGGTTACGCCAAGGAGTTGGCGGCGGTAGACGATGAGCAGGATCGTCAGGCCTTGTTCGATAAGCTGGTTAGCGAGCTCTATACACGCGGCAAGGGCATCAGCATGGCGAGCTTCCTTGAGATCGATGCGGTGATTGATCCGCTGGAAACGCGCGATTGGTTGTTGCGCGGGCTGAGTTCGGCGCCGCCCGAGTCGCGGCAGCGTGGGACCCGGCCTTTTGTGGATACCTGGTAG
- a CDS encoding CidA/LrgA family protein — MLLRGLTWLITFQLLGTGLNVLVLPFVPGPIIGMLLLLICLCLRGGVSDSLDQAASGLLKYLPLLLVPPAAGVMLYGKELAADWAAILVTMLLSFLLTLPFCGWLMQRLIRKQRRIEADQ, encoded by the coding sequence ATGTTGCTTCGCGGATTGACCTGGTTGATCACCTTTCAACTGCTCGGAACCGGACTGAATGTTCTGGTGCTGCCCTTCGTGCCGGGCCCTATTATCGGCATGCTGCTGCTGTTGATCTGTCTGTGTTTGCGTGGCGGTGTCAGTGACTCTCTGGACCAGGCTGCGAGCGGGTTGTTGAAATATCTGCCGCTGCTGTTGGTGCCCCCGGCAGCCGGCGTGATGCTCTACGGGAAAGAGCTCGCAGCAGACTGGGCGGCCATCCTGGTCACCATGTTGCTGTCTTTTTTGCTGACGCTGCCGTTCTGTGGCTGGTTGATGCAGCGTTTGATCCGTAAGCAACGCCGTATCGAGGCAGATCAATGA
- the cydB gene encoding cytochrome d ubiquinol oxidase subunit II: MGTIDLSMIWAVIVAFAIIMYVLMDGFDLGVGILFLFAPDEEARDVMMNSVAPIWDGNETWLVLGGVGLLAAFPLVYSILLPALYIGVFLMLAGLIFRGVAFEFRFKAKTSRYLWNWAFALGSIVASFAQGAVVGSYIEGYKTEGLVYAGGPLDWLTPFTVLTGIGILAGYALLGCTWMILKTEGYIQQWAYRLAPWLLAGVLLIFLAVSLWTPSVDPSAYERWFEAIRWIWIFPVLAAFFAFQVWRGIRQRREALPFVATMGMFAATYFGLLWTRWPYVIPPNFTLWDAASAPESQLFLLVGMLFVIPIILVYTAWAYWVFRGKVRVGEGYH; the protein is encoded by the coding sequence ATGGGCACCATTGATCTGTCAATGATCTGGGCGGTGATCGTCGCTTTTGCAATCATCATGTACGTGTTGATGGACGGCTTCGATCTTGGCGTCGGCATCCTGTTTCTGTTCGCCCCGGATGAAGAGGCGCGCGACGTCATGATGAATTCCGTCGCGCCTATCTGGGACGGTAATGAGACCTGGCTGGTACTGGGCGGTGTGGGGCTGCTGGCGGCCTTTCCGCTGGTCTATTCGATCCTTTTGCCGGCGCTGTATATCGGCGTATTCCTGATGCTGGCGGGACTGATATTCCGTGGCGTTGCGTTCGAGTTCCGCTTCAAGGCGAAGACTTCGCGCTATCTGTGGAACTGGGCCTTCGCCCTCGGTTCGATCGTTGCGTCCTTCGCCCAGGGTGCGGTGGTCGGCTCTTATATCGAAGGGTACAAAACCGAAGGGCTGGTGTACGCCGGCGGTCCGCTGGACTGGCTGACTCCCTTCACTGTTCTGACCGGGATCGGCATTCTCGCCGGCTACGCCTTGCTTGGCTGCACCTGGATGATCCTCAAGACGGAGGGTTACATTCAGCAATGGGCGTACCGGCTTGCGCCCTGGCTGCTGGCGGGCGTGTTGCTGATCTTTCTTGCGGTCAGCCTGTGGACGCCTTCGGTAGATCCGTCTGCCTATGAGCGGTGGTTCGAGGCGATTCGCTGGATCTGGATATTCCCGGTCCTCGCTGCCTTCTTTGCTTTCCAGGTCTGGCGCGGGATTCGCCAACGCCGGGAGGCATTGCCCTTCGTGGCCACCATGGGCATGTTCGCCGCCACCTACTTCGGCTTGCTCTGGACCCGCTGGCCCTACGTCATTCCGCCAAACTTCACCCTGTGGGACGCGGCCTCCGCGCCTGAATCGCAGCTTTTTCTACTGGTGGGAATGTTGTTCGTCATTCCGATAATTCTTGTATATACCGCTTGGGCGTATTGGGTATTCCGCGGCAAGGTAAGAGTTGGAGAAGGCTATCACTGA
- the cydC gene encoding thiol reductant ABC exporter subunit CydC, which yields MNELRPWLTLILVKRARLMIGALLIAATFLSAIGLLALSGWFITATGVTAMLWAAGQRIAFDVYVPGGGIRFFALTRTVARYTERIYNHNSVLGLLADLRSTHFAALARLDGATLSRLRAPQWLNRLTADIDTLDTLYLRLLAPPAVAFFGVLLVCGVIALFHLALGVLLGIVLLILLCALTFGMAAWAMRLSAARVEQLDQMRTLSIEQLQGLAELTAAGTLVRHQTQLLQASQNMLDDQLKLQLRVALGQALAAAGVLFCMLIGFFGALWATEQGTLSGPVAVLITLALLALGEGLAPLPGAFAQYGATRAAAARLNKQVALSSQLAEPTAPHPVPADLTLKWDAVDVEYAGIANLDLTVPAGTSLAIIGPSGCGKSTLAQLAARLIDPDAGRVQIGKAALSQLALQDWRAHVGYLTQQTELLHDSIAANLLLAAPDATDAQLWHVLERVELADMVEQLPAGLDTWVGESGKQLSGGEGRRLALARVLLKGSPVVILDEPFNGLDKATAERVRRNIEPWLAGRTVLLLGHAPGLLPRADRTLSWSELQNGVTKTLI from the coding sequence ATGAATGAGCTGCGGCCGTGGCTGACGCTGATACTGGTCAAGCGCGCTCGGTTGATGATCGGCGCATTACTGATCGCAGCGACCTTCCTCAGCGCCATAGGGCTGCTGGCGCTGTCGGGATGGTTCATTACCGCAACCGGCGTTACCGCCATGCTCTGGGCTGCAGGTCAGCGCATTGCGTTCGACGTGTACGTGCCCGGCGGCGGCATCCGCTTCTTCGCCCTGACCCGCACGGTTGCACGCTACACGGAGCGTATCTACAACCACAACAGCGTGCTCGGCCTGTTGGCTGATTTGCGCAGCACGCACTTCGCTGCGCTGGCACGTCTAGATGGCGCGACCCTGAGCCGACTCCGCGCCCCCCAATGGCTCAACCGCCTGACGGCTGACATCGATACGCTGGACACGCTCTATCTACGACTGTTGGCACCGCCCGCTGTGGCTTTCTTCGGCGTATTGCTGGTGTGCGGCGTCATTGCGCTGTTTCACCTCGCATTGGGCGTACTGCTGGGTATAGTGCTGCTGATCCTGCTGTGCGCCTTGACCTTTGGCATGGCCGCCTGGGCCATGCGTCTGAGCGCAGCACGGGTCGAGCAGCTCGACCAGATGCGTACGCTGAGCATCGAGCAGCTGCAGGGCCTTGCCGAGCTGACCGCCGCGGGTACCCTTGTGCGCCATCAAACGCAACTGCTGCAAGCCAGTCAAAACATGCTCGATGACCAGCTGAAACTGCAGCTGCGAGTCGCCCTGGGTCAGGCGCTGGCCGCCGCCGGTGTACTATTCTGCATGCTCATTGGCTTCTTTGGCGCGCTCTGGGCAACCGAGCAAGGCACGTTGAGCGGCCCCGTCGCTGTATTGATAACACTGGCATTACTGGCACTGGGCGAAGGCTTGGCCCCATTGCCTGGCGCCTTCGCGCAATACGGCGCCACCCGTGCCGCCGCGGCGCGATTGAATAAACAGGTTGCGCTAAGCAGCCAACTGGCGGAACCGACAGCGCCGCATCCAGTACCTGCCGACCTCACACTGAAGTGGGATGCTGTCGACGTAGAGTACGCCGGGATTGCCAATCTTGACCTGACCGTGCCGGCAGGCACTTCATTGGCCATCATCGGCCCCTCCGGATGCGGCAAATCCACCCTCGCACAACTCGCCGCCCGGCTAATCGATCCCGACGCGGGCAGGGTGCAAATCGGCAAAGCCGCGCTCAGTCAGTTAGCCCTGCAGGATTGGCGCGCTCACGTCGGCTATCTGACCCAGCAGACCGAACTGCTGCACGACAGCATCGCCGCCAATCTGTTGTTGGCCGCGCCGGATGCAACCGATGCACAGCTCTGGCACGTGCTGGAAAGGGTGGAGCTGGCGGACATGGTCGAACAATTACCCGCCGGACTGGATACCTGGGTAGGGGAGTCCGGCAAGCAACTCTCAGGCGGAGAGGGCCGCCGGCTCGCCCTCGCAAGGGTGCTGCTCAAAGGCAGCCCGGTCGTCATACTCGACGAGCCATTCAATGGTCTGGATAAAGCAACAGCAGAGCGCGTTCGCAGGAATATCGAACCATGGCTGGCTGGCCGCACCGTATTACTGCTAGGACATGCACCAGGATTACTACCCAGAGCAGACAGGACGCTGTCCTGGTCCGAGCTCCAGAATGGAGTCACAAAGACCTTGATTTGA
- a CDS encoding LrgB family protein: MSGSVEAALQAVIEHPLFLIGVTLAAYQIGLTLYERSRMALFHPIIVSVPLILLVLWTLDFDYPSYREAVVPMAILLGPTTVALAVPLYLNLRRIRQFLRPVVVTLLLGGLFATLSTLLIGWLMDADPMILMTMTPKSLTTPIAMLVAEQIGGVAALAAVFVMITAVLGALLGPWLLRLFRITHPAAWGIAMGIVAHAVGTSRALEEGEEAGAFAALGMSMMGVGSAVLLPLGVALWTLWF, from the coding sequence ATGAGTGGCTCGGTTGAGGCCGCGCTTCAGGCTGTGATCGAACATCCGCTATTTCTGATTGGTGTAACGCTGGCTGCCTACCAGATCGGCCTCACACTATACGAACGCTCCCGTATGGCGTTATTCCACCCGATCATCGTTTCGGTGCCGCTGATCTTGTTGGTTCTCTGGACGCTGGACTTCGACTATCCCAGCTATCGGGAAGCCGTGGTGCCGATGGCCATTCTGCTTGGGCCTACGACAGTGGCGCTGGCCGTTCCCTTGTATCTGAATCTGCGCAGAATTCGTCAGTTTTTAAGGCCGGTGGTCGTCACGCTACTGCTGGGCGGGCTGTTTGCCACGCTCAGCACGCTGCTGATTGGCTGGCTGATGGATGCTGACCCGATGATCCTGATGACCATGACACCCAAATCGCTGACCACGCCCATCGCCATGCTGGTGGCAGAACAGATAGGCGGTGTCGCGGCGCTGGCTGCAGTGTTCGTGATGATTACCGCAGTGTTGGGCGCCTTGCTGGGCCCCTGGTTGCTGCGGCTGTTCCGCATAACGCATCCGGCGGCGTGGGGCATCGCCATGGGCATTGTCGCTCACGCGGTGGGTACCTCCCGCGCATTGGAGGAAGGGGAGGAAGCCGGTGCGTTTGCGGCACTGGGCATGAGCATGATGGGGGTGGGGTCGGCGGTATTGTTGCCGCTCGGCGTGGCGCTATGGACGCTGTGGTTCTGA
- a CDS encoding cytochrome ubiquinol oxidase subunit I encodes MELDPLLLSRFQFAFVVSFHAIFPVFTIGLASYIAFLETMAFRTGNPLWTQLSKFWVQVFAVVFGMGVVSGIVMSFQFGTNWSNFSYAAANFIGPVLSYEVVTAFFLEAGFLGVLLFGRNRVPQGMHLFAACMVALGTFISAFWILAANSWLHTPEGTELRDGVFHVTSWVESIFNPSFPYRFTHMAIASFLTGSFVVAGVSAWYLLLGREVEANRKALSMCLWMILFLAPAQAVVGDLHGLNTFKHQPMKVAAMEGNWDTDVGVPLLLFALPDRELQANRVEFGIPRLGSMLLTHTWDGEVPGLREIDVEDQPPVWIVFFAFRAMVGMGLLMIAFGLAGLWLRRGQRYHQTRWFLQGLRFMSITPFIAVTAGWIVTEVGRAPWIVYETLRHEQGLTPSLTGGMALFTLIGYVLVYAAIFGAGLYYLFGVLQKGITVEEPDLSDHADQAERPKRPLSATHVRFEHEEH; translated from the coding sequence ATGGAATTGGATCCGTTGTTGTTATCACGCTTCCAGTTTGCCTTCGTCGTGTCCTTCCATGCGATCTTTCCGGTGTTTACGATCGGTCTGGCTTCGTACATTGCTTTCCTTGAAACGATGGCGTTCCGTACCGGCAATCCGCTATGGACTCAACTCTCCAAATTCTGGGTTCAGGTGTTTGCCGTGGTATTCGGCATGGGGGTGGTGTCGGGCATCGTGATGTCCTTCCAGTTCGGCACCAACTGGAGCAATTTTTCCTATGCTGCAGCCAACTTCATAGGGCCCGTACTCAGCTATGAAGTGGTAACCGCGTTCTTTCTCGAGGCGGGCTTTCTAGGCGTGCTGCTGTTCGGACGGAACCGGGTTCCGCAGGGGATGCACCTATTCGCCGCATGCATGGTGGCGCTGGGCACTTTCATTTCCGCATTCTGGATTCTCGCGGCAAACAGCTGGTTGCATACGCCAGAGGGCACTGAGCTGCGCGACGGCGTGTTTCATGTTACGTCCTGGGTCGAATCGATTTTCAACCCGTCCTTCCCCTATCGCTTCACCCATATGGCTATCGCTTCCTTTCTTACCGGGTCATTTGTGGTGGCTGGGGTCAGCGCGTGGTATCTGCTCCTTGGTCGGGAGGTCGAAGCCAACCGCAAGGCGCTGTCGATGTGTCTGTGGATGATCCTGTTTCTCGCACCGGCGCAGGCTGTGGTGGGCGATCTGCACGGCCTGAACACCTTCAAGCATCAGCCGATGAAAGTCGCTGCGATGGAAGGCAACTGGGATACCGATGTGGGTGTGCCGCTATTACTGTTTGCTCTGCCGGATAGGGAGTTGCAGGCCAATCGGGTGGAATTCGGCATTCCACGCCTGGGCAGCATGCTGTTGACTCACACCTGGGACGGCGAAGTGCCCGGTCTGCGCGAGATCGACGTGGAAGATCAGCCGCCCGTGTGGATCGTGTTCTTTGCCTTTAGGGCTATGGTCGGCATGGGGCTGCTGATGATCGCCTTCGGACTTGCAGGCCTGTGGCTCCGCCGCGGTCAACGCTACCATCAGACGCGCTGGTTCCTGCAGGGGTTGCGCTTCATGAGTATTACCCCGTTCATCGCCGTCACCGCCGGCTGGATAGTGACAGAAGTCGGCCGGGCGCCCTGGATAGTCTATGAGACTTTGAGGCATGAGCAGGGCCTCACGCCTTCACTGACGGGCGGGATGGCCCTGTTCACGCTGATCGGCTACGTGCTGGTGTACGCAGCGATCTTTGGCGCTGGCCTGTATTACCTGTTTGGTGTTCTGCAGAAAGGGATCACCGTCGAAGAGCCGGATCTCTCCGATCACGCGGATCAGGCCGAGCGGCCCAAACGTCCGTTATCGGCCACCCATGTGCGCTTTGAACACGAGGAGCATTGA
- the cydD gene encoding thiol reductant ABC exporter subunit CydD, whose amino-acid sequence MLLGVVTAGMINILALICLAGLLALIVFRTLIEGQTLGSQIGPAIGLIAAVMVRAVSQAAQEFFGQLASARVRQRVRSELLGEWAAQGPVQLAGRSSATLAYYWVEQVEALDSYFARYLPQQWLALLGPLSILAVVFWLDWLAALFLLIAAPLIPTFMALIGMSAERLSQQHVLEAGRLAGHFLDRVRSLTSLQLFGQVERASTDVAAAAQQYRAVTMRTLRVAFLSSAVLEFFASVAIAVVAMYIGFGLLGYIDFGPAPQLTLFSGLFILLLAPEFFQPLRNLAQFYHDRAAALGAADALVGLSTGVDSEPPHRRAVSTSPRTDSVVVNQVKVGYSGRSPVLRDVSFCIRRGEVVALVGPSGSGKSTLLSCLAGFIQPQAGEVSLFGQLPGAEPVAWLGQKPFLIKGSWADNLRLIAPDADVPAMYAALEAAGLNDVLAAQPQGLDTQLGEGGRGLSGGQAQRLALARVWLIDAELVLLDEPTASLDPDSEAEVIEALLALARSGRTLLIATHQPAIVAMANRTLSLRGGRLKDE is encoded by the coding sequence TTGCTGCTTGGTGTAGTGACCGCCGGGATGATCAATATCCTGGCGTTAATCTGTCTGGCCGGGCTGCTCGCCTTGATTGTCTTCCGCACGTTGATTGAGGGACAGACATTAGGATCGCAGATCGGGCCGGCGATCGGATTGATAGCAGCAGTGATGGTCCGTGCAGTCAGCCAGGCGGCGCAGGAATTTTTCGGCCAGCTCGCCAGTGCCAGGGTGCGACAGCGGGTGCGCAGCGAACTGCTCGGCGAGTGGGCAGCGCAGGGTCCGGTGCAACTGGCCGGTCGCTCCAGCGCGACCCTGGCCTATTACTGGGTCGAGCAGGTCGAAGCACTGGACAGCTACTTCGCCCGCTATCTGCCCCAGCAATGGTTAGCCCTGCTTGGCCCGCTGTCGATTCTTGCGGTTGTATTCTGGCTGGACTGGCTCGCCGCGCTGTTCCTGCTGATAGCCGCGCCCTTGATCCCGACGTTCATGGCGCTGATCGGCATGAGTGCAGAGCGCTTGAGCCAGCAACATGTTCTCGAAGCAGGGCGTCTGGCCGGGCATTTTCTCGATCGGGTACGCAGTCTTACCAGTCTGCAACTGTTCGGTCAGGTTGAAAGGGCGAGCACTGACGTAGCCGCGGCAGCCCAGCAGTATCGAGCCGTCACCATGCGCACCCTGCGAGTGGCTTTTCTGTCTTCTGCGGTACTGGAGTTTTTCGCCTCTGTGGCGATTGCCGTCGTCGCCATGTATATCGGATTTGGTCTGCTCGGCTACATCGACTTCGGACCCGCCCCGCAACTGACACTGTTCAGCGGTTTGTTCATCCTCTTGCTGGCGCCGGAATTCTTTCAACCGCTGCGCAACCTTGCTCAGTTTTATCATGACCGCGCCGCCGCGCTGGGCGCAGCTGATGCGCTGGTTGGATTGTCGACAGGTGTAGACAGCGAACCGCCACACAGACGCGCTGTCAGCACGAGCCCACGCACAGACAGCGTGGTGGTTAACCAGGTCAAGGTTGGTTATTCAGGTCGGAGCCCGGTGTTGAGAGACGTCAGTTTCTGCATCCGTCGCGGCGAAGTGGTCGCGCTGGTCGGACCCTCCGGATCGGGCAAGTCAACGCTGCTCAGTTGTCTCGCGGGGTTCATCCAGCCCCAGGCAGGCGAGGTCTCGTTATTCGGTCAGCTCCCCGGGGCCGAGCCGGTCGCCTGGCTTGGTCAGAAGCCCTTTCTGATCAAGGGGAGCTGGGCTGACAACCTGCGGTTGATCGCACCGGATGCAGACGTACCCGCTATGTATGCAGCGCTGGAGGCTGCCGGACTGAACGATGTGCTTGCAGCACAACCCCAGGGGCTCGACACCCAGCTGGGCGAGGGTGGTCGTGGCTTATCCGGCGGACAGGCCCAGCGCCTGGCGTTAGCGCGGGTATGGTTGATTGATGCCGAGCTGGTTCTATTGGACGAGCCGACCGCAAGCCTCGATCCGGACAGTGAGGCTGAGGTGATCGAAGCACTTCTGGCGTTGGCCCGCAGCGGCCGAACCCTTCTGATCGCTACCCATCAACCAGCCATCGTGGCGATGGCCAACCGGACGCTGAGTCTGCGCGGCGGGAGGCTCAAGGATGAATGA